DNA sequence from the Solea solea chromosome 12, fSolSol10.1, whole genome shotgun sequence genome:
ATGTACAAGTGAGGGGGTTTATGATGATGACCTGCTGTCTGTGCACTACCCATCATTACATTTGTTCAGTTGTTGACATTGTTCTATCGTGGAACTAGGAACTGCtgtttgataacattttatttatatatacatactcaagtataaatatatataaatccaTGTGCCAAAATTCAGCTCTTGTTCAGTCTGATCCATTCCGAATCCATTTGTACTGTAGGTAACCGTCCTGTACGAGTCGGTATAAAATATTGTTTCTCTCCGATAGTCCCCTTGTAACTGGtgccatgaaataaaaaaactactGAAGCGTGAAATAAacattgaattaaaaatgtgatgCGACTCCTCTTGTGCCTTTGTggaatgacacaaacacacaaagaattTTAAAAACTACTTGAAGCAAGGAAACTTTTACTTGGCTTTAATATAGAAAATGTAGacagacagtaaaaaaataacaaaaacattttttaaataaacagaaaatctGAAGAGACAAAACATGAATATAAAGTTTTAGATCAGGTTGTTGTGCTGAGACGTTTCTAGCCCATGTGTGAAAAAGTTGGCTTTAAGAAAGGCCGCTGTTTGCCTTGAGGTGTTGGTGCAGCTAAGAAGCCCGGTCTCctgcctcctgctgctcctgctgctcctgctgctgctgatgagtcTCCAGCTGAGCTCCTGGAGCCGCGTCCCGCTGCTTTGTATCCACCTCTGGAGCTCGATGACGACCACGACTTGTTGCTATTGTAGCCCTGACTGGAGCCGCGGTGAACAGAAACAAGACCGTTTACAGCAATGAAGTGAAACTTGTTGCTAAATGTGACGAGTGAGACAAAATGCTACTGACCCTTTTCTCTTCTTGGAATACTTGAAGAATGGagctttcttcctcttctggcCCTGTGCCGCTTGTTTGTTGAAGTAGGTGGAGGACTCGgtgtcgtcgtcatcgtcgtaATCGATGTTTGCGCGGCCTCGCGTCGTGTCTATCCACCCGTCATCGCCTCCGTTGTTCTGTTCCTCCTCTGCACAGATGATGTAGGATTTATGTATTAGACAAGACGTGCTTGGATGTGGATCATTACTTTTCTAAAGTGTAAATTGTGAGAGAATCTTGACCTAAAACACCATTCTCAAGGCTTACGAACTATTAAgtatcagacctggcacgctgCTCACCAGAATCTCAGATGTCTGGCATTGTCTCGGTTTTCCTCtgatctgagctgtcttcaataaaacctttaaaCCTAACTCATCATTGACTCCTGAGATTCCATCACTGGTCATTTCAACCTGATAATTGAACATTTCTCCAACATAAAGTAGTAGCTTATCATAATTTTTGCCCCAAAACCCTCAAAAACAGCCGccatacactcacacaatctCACCCTCAACATATTCTAAATAGACTCCAAGCTTTCTTTGTCGGTTGCAGTTACACGTGTTAACCAGTAGATGGTGCACTACATGGTTTCACAGTTTAAACGAgtataaataaagtgaagtaATCAATTGTGTTCATCTTGTGTGTTAGTAAAAGCAATTAAAATACATTGGTGACATTTCTGTCCCTGCACGGTTAAagttttgattgacagactcaaaacaaacaaacatttgagcAATTTTTAAAGGATTTGTAAGAAGTGAATGCAAAAAAGTGGTTTCTTGTTCCTTGTTCTTTAACATTAGACCATTAACCTCTAATCTGGGAGTCCGAATTAACCCTTGTACGACAGCTGTAAGACACTTTGTCAAGGTGTTTTTGACAATTATGTTGGAGAATGGACACAAAGACACCAccaaaaaaaccataaaaaaaagaaagagtaaaaTAGTCAAGAAATAGAAGTTCTCTTACGAGGATGCTGCCACTGGGAGTATTTCTTTAAGAGCTTAACGACTTCAGCTCCATACTTCTCCAGTTTGTCCTCTGTCACACCATCAATCTGAAGAAGGATGTCAGGGTCAGAGGAGAGCTTCTCTGTCAGGTGGAGAGTCAAACACAGGTGTTAGAAAAGGTTCAAATTTAGAGGGTGGTTTTAATTCACTCCACAACATCCACATTACCAGCTATCTTTTTCAACGTGGAAGTGGAGAAGATGTTGTAGTAGTGGATGCCGAACGCCTTGCCGAGCTCCTTGCACAGATCGGTCAGCTCCTTCAGACACTCCTGaaccttctcttctctctgagagACGTTCTTGGCCACGGCGGCTTTGTTTTTCCTGATGCTTGACGCGCTCTCCGTCTCGTAGAACTCCACCTGGAAACAGTCGTAGAATTTCAGTGAAAGACACGACCATATACCAGCTCTTCACGCTGCCTTAAAGCAGAAGGATGAGCCGTTACCTGCATGTTTCCAGACAGCACGTTCATGGCCTTAGGTCCGGCTGAGATATAAGACACAGCTTGACCGTTGACGGTGATGTACAGGTCCTCGACCAGGATGTTATCCAGAACCAGCTTCTTAAAGAGACGGTCGGCATTGTGTCGGGAGTAGGCTCCTCCCATCCCAAACATTCCTGACTGTACCTTTGCAGATTTTGACCCTggcaaaataattttttttttttaaattaattaatcaaaaaggaaaaataacataaaattgATTTTCAATGCAGGCACAAGAATTTGCTTTACCGAGGAAGATATCCACCAGCATGTTCAGCGTCAGTCGGTTCTTTTGAGAAGACTTCGCAAACCTCGCTCCAACTTTCTCACAGTTCTCCTGGACGAACCTCGCGATCTTCTTCACGTCTTCCGTGACATTTCTCATCTTGTATTGCTGCGTAAAGAAATATTCAAACTGTTGCTAAGCTGCACAGCAATCACGCAGCTTCAGAATGGGTTACACCACAAAATGAAATAGTTCCTACATTGGGCTTGGAACAGTTGTCGCAGCTCACGTCAGGATGGTCTTTGCAGAAGTTCTTGTTGAACTTGAGTTCCCCAAAGTACGCGAGCAGCTGAATTCTTCTGCACTCCATCATGTTCTCACAGAAGTGCACCATGCTGTGGAGGTTGTTGAAGTGAGTCGCCTTGGCGTGTTGGTCTCCTTCTCTGTCCACtgtgggagggaaaaaaacccaaacatcatGTACTAACATGTACAGTTAGTTAAccatttgggttttttttggccacatACTGCTGATAATCCTCTTGATGCGGTGCACGTCCGTGTAGGAGTAGAATAGAATACAGTGAGAGACCTCTCCATCTCGGCCGGCTCTTCCTGACTCCTGGTAGTAACCCTCCACTGATTTCGGCAGACTGGCGTGGATCACGTAGCGCACGTCGGGCTTGTCAATGCCCATGCCAAAGGCTATGGTGGCACAAATGACCTGAAACCAGAATGATGCACAGTTTGTCTCTGCTTATATTATAAATcccacaacaaataaacaacaaaaaaatagtgttgtttttgttgtcactgCTTTAAATTTAGCAAAATCCATGACTAATGTAGTCAGTGATTAAAAGATAGTGCTTTATCTGGGTCATCAATTCATAAAATATACATGCCTATATATCTGGgtattttattccttttatcACACTGCTTGGTTGTTACCTCCTTCACAATGAAAACAATGGGGGaaaaggacacaaaaaaacCATTGACCTCACCTGGCAGCCATCTTGATTAATCCACTTGGTCTGCACAtattctctgtctttgtccttaAGTCCCGCATGGTACGACAGAGCCAATATTCCCGCTCTCTGAAGACTCTCAGCCATGGCGTCACAGTCGTTACGGGACAGACAGTAAACAATACCAGAGTCGCCTGCAATGTGCAGAGAAACAGCTTATTAATGAACAAGGGGAGTTTCTAACTGCTGGCAAATGTACCCTCCAATGACACGTCATCAAATATGAAATGCTACTCATGCTTTCATGAATCTAAACCCAGTCATCTGTAGTAatatataaagttatattttaAGTCATTAGATAGTTACATAAACtgagcaataaaaacaaaagttggATTATTTACGTGGGTAGTGCTTCTTGATCCAGCTGATGCAGTCCTCGTCCACCTTTTTGGGTTTCTTGGGCAGCACGGCATACTTCAGGTTTGTCCGGTTGAAACTCATGGTGAACCTGGACAAAACATTAGTCAAATAATGTACCGTTAAGAGGACAGAGCAGCTGAAGATCTGACACAGAGACCGACATCAAACACTTACACCTGCGGCTTCGACATATTCAGCTGGTTGAGGATATCTTTCTGGACACGTGGGGTGGCAGTGGCCGTCAGAGCCATCATCGGCACGTTGGGGAATTTGTGGCGCAGCTCGTGTAACTTCTTGTAGTCGGGACGGAAATCGTGGCCCCACTGAAAAACGTATCGGACATTTCAACAACGGTTGTTGCAAAAATAGAAACACTGTGTACAGCAAAAGCAGAAACTAACACACCTGACTGACGCAGTGAGCCTCGTCTATGACAAACCGGGCCAGTAGTGCTCGCTCGTACAGGTTTTGCAGGGCAGAGATCAGCCTGTTGCTTGCACTCACCTTGGGAAGAAGAGAAGATGGATCACAGATGTGAGAAAAAGTTGTGACTATTAACTTAAATTATTTGTTATAAGAGctaagaaactagaaaatattaacattttacaaagAACTTGTTACCTTTTCAGGAGTGACATACAGTAGTTTAAGAACAGGCTCCTTCCTGGAGAGCTGCATGTAAATCCTCCCCGCTTCACTGTCACTTTTCTCACCAGACAAACTCGTTGCTggaatcttaaaaaaaaaagtgagattaaaaataaacaaacagtgtaGCCTTTCTGATGTACTATAACAGCGTTCtgtattgtgtgcatgtgctgtgcCCTAGTAGGAGTGAAAACACACTTACATCGAGCGTAGTGAGTTTCTGGATCTGGTCTATGATGAGTGATTTCAGGGGAGAGATGACCACAGTGACTCCTGTTGATATGCAGGCTGGCAACTGGTAACACAAACTCTTGCCACCACCTACAAAATGCATCACAGAGGCATTTGTGAATCCTTGCTCCATGAATAAGTTCTGTTTGtgtcatacagtacatgtgcacCAACCTGTGGGcatcaaaacaaatgaatctTCCCCCTCGAGCGTTGCATTAATCGCCTCGAGTTGATTAAACCTGAACTGATGGAGTCCAAATCGCTTGTGGAAGATCTTCATCATTTCCTGCGAGTAGGAGAAGTTAAAGCCTCTGAACCGATCGTGGGCTGGGTTCCTGAAGGTCGGCTCTGCGACGACAAagccataaataaaaacaaaacaagtacaaGGGGCAAGAATTTTAAAAGCAAGCAGACAGTTTCGTGCCACGCTGATTTACCTGGGGAGCAGATCTTTGGAGGCTTAGGAGCAGACACgggtgttgtttgtttgttctgccACACAGACGTGCTTGGCCCGCCCTCTTTCACTGCAGTAGACACGACGCTGGAGTTTCGTGCCGACACTGATGGAGGTTGAGGCTCGTCAAAGTAACCGGGGATATCCGAGTCATTAAAGTCATCAATGTCGAAGTCGTCAAGGTAGAAATCATCTGTTTCCATGTCTGCAGCTGGGACGGTTGTTGGGGAATTCGATTTGTTCTTGGGAGAGTAGAAAAGACCTGAGCCCTCCATGTCTTTACTCGTCTTCTTTGAGGAATGAAACGACGGCTTTGTGAGGCTGTAATCTGACGGAGAATCGCAGATAGTCGTATTTTCTTCATACGGTTTCCCGctatttttactgtacatgggCTCCACGTTTATAATACTGTCAGAGTGATCAGAGTCATAGTCCACAGAGATTACTGAAGACCTCATGAGGGGAGGTGGTTTTTTGTAGTCTGTGGGGACAAAGCTGCTGGAAGACGCGACACTCGACGTATCACAGCTTAAAGACAATTTTTCTTTAAAGCTGGGTTCAGAGATCACAGTGCTGTCAGGCTGCTGCTTCCTAAACCTGACATCACCCCCAGTTGCTAGAATCCTCTTCCTAAATGAGAAAGGGCAGATGACGTGGTTGTGGTGATACAAGGACATCATTCAAATACTGTGAATAATCtacttaaaacaaacaaacaaaccttaaAGCCCTCTTCAGTAAAAGCTCCTCACCACAAGACAGGCCTATTAGTTCATGTTCAGGAATGGAATCAACCAGAGAACAAATGCACTCCATTATACTGTAAAGCTGCTCATCTAAGATGACCAGAAGAGACAAAAGGACAATGTTAACAAATGAGGATCAAGAACAAACTCATCTGTTTATGAATTACCTGTGTACTAGTGGAGAAATCAGAAAAAGTGCAACACccacttgttttgtccactgtgTGATGATCAGAGGATTCACGGACACTGGTGTTGGGTCCCTTGGCACAAACTTGATTCCTCCCACTTTCCACCTCAACTGTTTTGGAACAGATCTTTTTTGACCTGAATATTTAACAGATTTGATGTTTAGAGAACATTAAAAAGGGTTTTTACAAGCCATAATCATCTCTCTCCTTGTTTAACTCTGAAATATCACATCTGATTTGTGGTCGGACCGTCTGTCTTATCATTTATTCCTTGAACTGTCAGGGAAACATCAGGAGATCGAGATGACTACATGAGCTCATTTGGATGCAGTGAAAGTCAAGGGTGGTGTTGAAAAAAACTGACCTTGTCTCCACCACAGAAATATTAGAAGAGATCACATCAGGGACTGGTGACGGGGGAATGATGTCATCTTCAGGCTCCGAGTGGTCGCCAAGGTCTATTACTGTGCAGTCAGTCTTTTTTTCCTTACAGTCTAaaataaagcacaaaaaaaaaattaattttttttatataatttgttACAATTATACCATTACATTCATGTTAAGGCAAAAGAAATACAAGCGATGCAACAAACAGCAGGTTACCTGTTGTTTCTTCAGAAGGTTTAGAGACAGCTTTGATGTCCTCATCACTATCACTCATGACAGACTTCTTATAAGTAACAGGGCGTCGTCGTCTCTTGGGTATATCTGGGGAATCTCCCAGTAAAAAGTCTGGGTCCTGGTCAAAAGCAGGTACTGTTGAAATAGCAGCTTTCTCGACATTTTTTTCCAGTTCACTTGTTTCTAGAAGGGATTTTTCACTTGTGCAGCGGCTGTTCTTTTTTGAAAAGACTGGTGTCTCAGCAGAGGAATAAAGGCTTAGTTTTCCcgttctttgtgtttgttcctcTTTGGGAGTTATAACTGGTGTGCTCTTCCCTGATTTTTCTGAACACAGCGAGTCATTTTTTGTTCtgacaggggtctcaaagtcgTCAAAATCATCCCAGTCGTCCATCGGAAATCCAAGAGAAGCATCCAGACTCGCGGAGGTGCTGTCTCCACAAGTAAAATGGCTTTCATTTCTAGCTGGAGCTGTAGTCCCCTTAATAGCAGACACTGGTGAATGAGTTTGGGCTGCAGGGCTGATGGAATCTGACTTGCCTTTAGAACTTACAGGGAAGAAGTTGCTGATTTTGGACTTTTGAGGTCCCTCAAGCttgtttgaaaatgtcaaaagagGTTTAGTCACCAAACGGTTCTTAGGGACATTGACATTCCTGTTTGCCAAAACATTTGAGCTGATTACCTTGGCCGGCACGTCCACTTTTGTTGAACCCGATGAGGACTTCTTTCTAAAAGAAAAAGCCCTGAGAAATACACAGGAAGGAAGTTAGGACAATGTGGCTGAACACACATGTGAAAATGGTACCAATTTAGCTTGATTGAAACAACGGCTGATGGTAACACTTGGCAACAAGCGCCTGAACATAATCATTGACATAAAACAATTGTGTCACAAAgccctttatatatatatatatatatatatatatatatatatatatatatatataaataaatatatttatattataactATATACAGAcatgaaaccaaaacaaattattcagtgaatgtattcattaatttacagtttttattattcatcTATTTGTAGTATTTTACTTTTCAATTGAAATCTACCTAtggcacttttatttgattGACAATATTTTATACCCGATATCttcaatcattaaaaaataacaacatactGATTAGGCTTGATTAGGAcacaattagagctgcaactaacaattatttataTAAACGATGGATCTTTCGATTAtattctcgattaatcaagtaatcgtttggtccataaaatgtcagaaaacattaaaaaaattataatgtgtttgtcaaacctgaatataacgatgttctcaaatgtcttgttttgtctacaaaccaaaacgattcacttttaatgatttctttgtaatacggagcaaagaaacgaagaatATACTCACGTTTAAGATGCTGAACCAATCAGAAATCTTGATTTAATCGTAAAAAAAGCTTCAATCCGATTAATCGACTATCaatatagttgacaattaatttagtaatcgatcaaTTTgactaattgtttcagctctagacacAATAAACATCTAATTACAGTTCCAGCAGAGCAATCTGACTGAATTACCTAGTAGTAGCTGGTGCAAAgttgagaaacaaaaaactgatTGTTAAACATCAGGGAGAGAAGAAAGTGAattttataaatacaaaacaagaaGATGTTCTGGGAAATACAGTCTCAGATCACTCATTAAATACcaatagtgataataataataataatgcagagagaaatgtgttcCTTAACTACAGAGGAAGATATAATCAGAATAATTGACTAAGGTGCATTCGttacttaaataaatgtaataacttATTATTAACAACCATATTATACACGTAGATAATGAGATTggaagtgactttgatgtgTTGTGTGACACTGACTCTGGATGATTGAGTAAAACGTACTTTGACACAGTAAATAATTCCTTACACAATCAGGGTTGACATTATATCTCTTCTGTGTCAACAGAACGATAGGTTAGCCTAGCTGACAGCTCGATGCTAACTCTTTAGCCGTGATGCTGCGGTGGCGTGAGTTCACCGTGTGAACGTACTTACCCAGTTTTGGGTTTAGACAGAGACAGTTTGCCCT
Encoded proteins:
- the blm gene encoding recQ-like DNA helicase BLM isoform X1 — encoded protein: MSGLPQNNLQEQLARHSSVAQGKLSLSKPKTGAFSFRKKSSSGSTKVDVPAKVISSNVLANRNVNVPKNRLVTKPLLTFSNKLEGPQKSKISNFFPVSSKGKSDSISPAAQTHSPVSAIKGTTAPARNESHFTCGDSTSASLDASLGFPMDDWDDFDDFETPVRTKNDSLCSEKSGKSTPVITPKEEQTQRTGKLSLYSSAETPVFSKKNSRCTSEKSLLETSELEKNVEKAAISTVPAFDQDPDFLLGDSPDIPKRRRRPVTYKKSVMSDSDEDIKAVSKPSEETTDCKEKKTDCTVIDLGDHSEPEDDIIPPSPVPDVISSNISVVETRSKKICSKTVEVESGRNQVCAKGPNTSVRESSDHHTVDKTNEQLYSIMECICSLVDSIPEHELIGLSCGEELLLKRALRKRILATGGDVRFRKQQPDSTVISEPSFKEKLSLSCDTSSVASSSSFVPTDYKKPPPLMRSSVISVDYDSDHSDSIINVEPMYSKNSGKPYEENTTICDSPSDYSLTKPSFHSSKKTSKDMEGSGLFYSPKNKSNSPTTVPAADMETDDFYLDDFDIDDFNDSDIPGYFDEPQPPSVSARNSSVVSTAVKEGGPSTSVWQNKQTTPVSAPKPPKICSPEPTFRNPAHDRFRGFNFSYSQEMMKIFHKRFGLHQFRFNQLEAINATLEGEDSFVLMPTGGGKSLCYQLPACISTGVTVVISPLKSLIIDQIQKLTTLDIPATSLSGEKSDSEAGRIYMQLSRKEPVLKLLYVTPEKVSASNRLISALQNLYERALLARFVIDEAHCVSQWGHDFRPDYKKLHELRHKFPNVPMMALTATATPRVQKDILNQLNMSKPQVFTMSFNRTNLKYAVLPKKPKKVDEDCISWIKKHYPRDSGIVYCLSRNDCDAMAESLQRAGILALSYHAGLKDKDREYVQTKWINQDGCQVICATIAFGMGIDKPDVRYVIHASLPKSVEGYYQESGRAGRDGEVSHCILFYSYTDVHRIKRIISMDREGDQHAKATHFNNLHSMVHFCENMMECRRIQLLAYFGELKFNKNFCKDHPDVSCDNCSKPNQYKMRNVTEDVKKIARFVQENCEKVGARFAKSSQKNRLTLNMLVDIFLGSKSAKVQSGMFGMGGAYSRHNADRLFKKLVLDNILVEDLYITVNGQAVSYISAGPKAMNVLSGNMQVEFYETESASSIRKNKAAVAKNVSQREEKVQECLKELTDLCKELGKAFGIHYYNIFSTSTLKKIAEKLSSDPDILLQIDGVTEDKLEKYGAEVVKLLKKYSQWQHPQEEQNNGGDDGWIDTTRGRANIDYDDDDDTESSTYFNKQAAQGQKRKKAPFFKYSKKRKGQGYNSNKSWSSSSSRGGYKAAGRGSRSSAGDSSAAAGAAGAAGGRRPGFLAAPTPQGKQRPFLKPTFSHMG
- the blm gene encoding recQ-like DNA helicase BLM isoform X2 is translated as MSGLPQNNLQEQLARHSSVAQGKLSLSKPKTGAFSFRKKSSSGSTKVDVPAKLEGPQKSKISNFFPVSSKGKSDSISPAAQTHSPVSAIKGTTAPARNESHFTCGDSTSASLDASLGFPMDDWDDFDDFETPVRTKNDSLCSEKSGKSTPVITPKEEQTQRTGKLSLYSSAETPVFSKKNSRCTSEKSLLETSELEKNVEKAAISTVPAFDQDPDFLLGDSPDIPKRRRRPVTYKKSVMSDSDEDIKAVSKPSEETTDCKEKKTDCTVIDLGDHSEPEDDIIPPSPVPDVISSNISVVETRSKKICSKTVEVESGRNQVCAKGPNTSVRESSDHHTVDKTNEQLYSIMECICSLVDSIPEHELIGLSCGEELLLKRALRKRILATGGDVRFRKQQPDSTVISEPSFKEKLSLSCDTSSVASSSSFVPTDYKKPPPLMRSSVISVDYDSDHSDSIINVEPMYSKNSGKPYEENTTICDSPSDYSLTKPSFHSSKKTSKDMEGSGLFYSPKNKSNSPTTVPAADMETDDFYLDDFDIDDFNDSDIPGYFDEPQPPSVSARNSSVVSTAVKEGGPSTSVWQNKQTTPVSAPKPPKICSPEPTFRNPAHDRFRGFNFSYSQEMMKIFHKRFGLHQFRFNQLEAINATLEGEDSFVLMPTGGGKSLCYQLPACISTGVTVVISPLKSLIIDQIQKLTTLDIPATSLSGEKSDSEAGRIYMQLSRKEPVLKLLYVTPEKVSASNRLISALQNLYERALLARFVIDEAHCVSQWGHDFRPDYKKLHELRHKFPNVPMMALTATATPRVQKDILNQLNMSKPQVFTMSFNRTNLKYAVLPKKPKKVDEDCISWIKKHYPRDSGIVYCLSRNDCDAMAESLQRAGILALSYHAGLKDKDREYVQTKWINQDGCQVICATIAFGMGIDKPDVRYVIHASLPKSVEGYYQESGRAGRDGEVSHCILFYSYTDVHRIKRIISMDREGDQHAKATHFNNLHSMVHFCENMMECRRIQLLAYFGELKFNKNFCKDHPDVSCDNCSKPNQYKMRNVTEDVKKIARFVQENCEKVGARFAKSSQKNRLTLNMLVDIFLGSKSAKVQSGMFGMGGAYSRHNADRLFKKLVLDNILVEDLYITVNGQAVSYISAGPKAMNVLSGNMQVEFYETESASSIRKNKAAVAKNVSQREEKVQECLKELTDLCKELGKAFGIHYYNIFSTSTLKKIAEKLSSDPDILLQIDGVTEDKLEKYGAEVVKLLKKYSQWQHPQEEQNNGGDDGWIDTTRGRANIDYDDDDDTESSTYFNKQAAQGQKRKKAPFFKYSKKRKGQGYNSNKSWSSSSSRGGYKAAGRGSRSSAGDSSAAAGAAGAAGGRRPGFLAAPTPQGKQRPFLKPTFSHMG